The genomic interval CTATAGGGCAGTCCCGTTGAACCGCCCTCCGGGGCGCCGTGAGCCCCCAACCCCGCGGACGTCGACCCGAATCACCAGACCTGGTGGCCGAGGACACTCATCTTCTCCCGCGGACGGAGGATGGCCCTGACCGCCCGATCGGCCTACATTCGATCCTCGCCCGATCGGCAGGAGTGCATGATGCAGTGGTCCAGAGCGCGTGGCGGACCGGCGATGCTGGTTCTTCTCCTGGGACTCGTCGTGATGGCCACCGGGGTTCCGGCCCCGGTCTCGGCAGCAGACGCCGACGACGCCGTCCCGCCCCAGGCCCCGAGCATCGTCCTCGCCTTCGCCGGCCTCAACGAGGTGAGCGCGGAATTCGGCTTCCAGGCGAGCGCGCAGATCGGCAAGGCGATCGCCCGGAGCATCCACGCCGCGAACACGGCGATCCAGCTCCGGAGCGCCGCGGGTGGCCTGTTCGCCCAGAGGAGCCTGGCCGCCTTCTTCGGGACCTCGGACGCCGTCGGCGACCTCGACTTTCCCAAAGTCTACTGCGACGTGAACGCCCCCGCCGCGCTGCGGCGCTGCTACGTCATCGCGGTGCAGACGAATGTGAGGCGGGTGACCTCGACCATCTGGATCGCGGTCTCGCGGCACTTCGACCCCTCGAACCTGACGGGCGACTGGTGCCGCTATACCCTCGATGCCAGGCGAAACGTCGGCACCCCGAACGCCAGCCATCCCGATTTCTTGAGCCTGGGAATGGGGGCGGACAAGCTCGTCATCACGACGAACCAGCACCGCTTCACCAACCTGAGCATCTTCACCTTCGCCGTGATCCGGGTGATGAACAAGCTCGCCCTCGCCAACAACAGCATCGCGTGCCCCCGGCTGCCGCCGGTGGCCGTCTTCCAGCCGTCGCCCACGGCGGGAAGCAACAGGATCCGCTCCGTCCAGCCGGTCCAGCACTACTCCGGGCCGCCCTCGATCCCCGGTGCGGCCAACCCCGTGTACCTCGTGAACACGACGAACGACGTGAACCGGGCGTACCTGGTATGGCGGCTCGTGAACCTGGCGCCCGTCGTGCTTCAAGGCCCCTTCATCGTGGTCGGCCGCCTCACGTACGATTTCCCGGACAACGCGCCTCAGCCCGGCACCACGGTCAAGCTCGACACCGGCGACCCCCGGGTCGCCCAGGCGGCCGGATTCGGGTCATTCTTCGAGGCGGTCCACGCGACCAAGTGTGGCACGCGGGCATGCATCCAGTGGGTCCGGTTCCAGGCCACTCCGGGCGGCGCCAGCCTGAACCAGCAGACCGTCATCGGGCTCCCCGGCGCCTTCCTCTACAAGCCGGGGGTCGCCGTCAACCGCGCCGGGACGTCTGCGGTCGTCTTCCACGTCAGCAGCGCCCTCACGGGCGGCTTCCTCCGCTCGCAGGTGCTTGTCAAGAGCTTCGCCGCCCCGGCGTTTCCGTCGCCCCTCCTGAGCGTCACCCCTGCGGGCACCTGCGCCTACCCGGGCGACCTACCCGACAGGACAGTCAGCTTCAAGCCCGGCGAGTATCCCGGCGGCCAGACGGACCCGGTGGACCTCTCGAGCTTCTGGATGGTCTCGGAGCGGGCGACGTCCATTGGCGGCGTCTGCCGGTGGGACACCCGCATCGTCAAGATCGCCGGGACCCCCTCAGGACAGTTTCAGCTGACGGTCACCAAGGCGGGGACGGGGCGCGGGCGAGTGACCAGCGCGCCGCCCGGGATCGACTGCGGGGCGACCTGCTCGGCGCGGTTCGATGCGGGAGCCCGGGTGACCCTGACCGCCTTCCCCGAGTCCGGCTCCGTCTTCGGGGGCTTCAGCGGTGGGGGCTGTAGTGGAGCCGGGGCGTGCACCGTGACGCTGCTGGCCGACACGACGGTGACCGCCACGTTCGGCGGCTCCTACTACGCGACCTCGCTGTTCGGGCCGGTTCGCCCGGTCGCTGCCGCCGTGTCCCTGGTTCTGGTCGTCGGCCTGGCCGTCCCTCAACTTCTGACCGGGAGTGCTTTCGGGCGGCGGAGCGGCACCCGGAGCATCCCGTCGAGGCCTGACCCGCGCCGCGCGGGCCGTCGCGGCCCCGGCTCCGCCGGCAACTGACGAACGGCGACCGCGTTCGCGCGAACCGACACCGGTGCCTCGTCCAACGGTCATGGCCGGTCGCGTCTGAGGCGGAGCCGGTCTCGCCCGCTCTCGAGCACGCGTGTCGATGTGGCCGTCGGGCGGGCTCCGGAGCCGGGCCCGGACCATCGCGGAGTGTGGGCTTCTCGTTTACCTTCTCACGATCCCGATGGGCCGGGCGCTGCCCGGATGGACCCGAGAGCTTCCCCTGCTCCTCATCGTGTGGGGGATGGTGCTCGCCCGGCTTCCCCGCGGCCGCCCATCGCCGTCAGTGCCGCCCTTCGGGCTGTTGGTGCCGTTCGCCCTCTTCATGTCGACCACGGGCATCTCAGTTCTTTTCTCCGCCTTTCCCGAAGCGAGCCTGAGTCGTGCCGCCTATGCGCCGATCGCAGCCCTCCTGTTTCTGGCGATCCAGGATGTCCTGATCCAACCCTCGGCGTACCGCCGTCTGCTCGTCGTTGCTTCCGTCGTCGTGTTGCTGCTCGGATTGGACGGTGCCTACCAGTTCTGGACCGGGGCGAGTCTGCTGGGCGGAAACCTGCGATTCGGCGGCCCTGGTGGCCGGATTGCCGGGAGCCTCCCCAACCCGAACGACATGGCCTTGATCCCGATCCTGCTCCCGCTGGCGCTGACCGTCGTCGTCTTCGTCCCGTGGCCCTGGGCGACCGCGCTCACGCTCCTTGGACTTCCCGTCGCTCTGGCCACGACGCTGCTGAGCGGGAGCCGCAACGCCTGGCTGGGGCTCGCCGTGGCGTTCGGCACCCTCGGGGCCTTCCGGAGCCACCACCGGCTCGCGCTCGGTGCGGCAGCGCTGGCCGCGGCCCTCTTCGCCGCGGCTCTCGCGCTCGGACTCGGCCACATCGCCGACCGGATGCACCTGATCTTCGATGCGCCGAATGACCCGCGCGTCGGGTACTGGCTCGTGGCGTGGCGCATGTTCACCGAATCCCCCCTGTTCGGTAAGGGGATCCACACGTACGAGGAGTTCTACCTGCCGTACCTGAGCCGCATCCGGCTCCCCGCCGGCTACGCACCCGAGGTGGCGTTCATCCCGTGGGCGCACAACCTTTACCTGGAGATCCTCGCCGAGCGGGGGATCGTCGGCGCCGTGGGCTGTGGCGCGCTGGGCTTGGCCATCACCCGCGGTCTGGTCCGGGTCTTCGTGGACTCGATGCCGGCAGAGGCGAAATGCGTCGCGGCGGGTGTGGCGAGCGCGCTGGCCGCATTCCTCGTTCTGGGGATCTTCGATCTGACCTTCTTGAAGGATTGGGTGCTGCTGATCTTCGTGCTACTGGCGGCCCTGGTCGCGCGGCTTCCGATATTCTCCGGGTCTGTTCCACCCCCGCCCGATTAGACGAGCGACCCGGTCACAGCCGCTCGGCTCGCACCTCACGGAGGGCCCGGCTCGTCCGTCGCGAGGCTCGACCGCCGCGAGGCGCTCCGAGCTCCCGGAGGTCACCGCGGGGAGCCGTGGCCCGCCCGGCGGCGACCAGTCGCTCGAGCGGGGAGGCCCCGGCCGGCAGTGGCGCCAGGATGGCCACCGCGTGGCCCCGATCGGTGACCTGGAAGATCTCCCCTTGGGCCACCCTCCGCAGGTACACGCTCAGGCTCTGCCGGAGCTCCCGGACCCCCACCCGGCCCGTCTCCCATCGCCGCATGTAGCACATCGTGCGGGCGCTCACGCCTCGGGGAGGCAGGCCCGCGTCGCGTCGAGGGCCTCGCGGGCGACGGCCTCGGGATCGCGCGACCAGGCGGCCGGATTGGGGGCTTCGTAGCTCAGGTCGCCCGCATACCCTAGAGCCGCCAGGCGCGCGAAGATCTCCCGGAACGGGACGTCGCCGTGGCCCGGCGGCAGGCGGTCCGCCGTCTTCCCGGGCTCGGCGGCGCTCGCCCGCACGTCGCTGTACTGGACGTAGCCGATCTCCTCGGCGGTCAGCCCGGCCACGGAGCTCGGTCCGCCCCCGCTCCGGTGGAGGTGGTAGGTGTCGAGGAGGAGCCGGCAGTCCCGGTGCCCGGCGAGCGCGAGCAGCTCGCGCAGCCGGTCGAGGGTGTTGAACTGCTCGGCCTGCGAGTTGAACTCGAGGGCCAGGACGACCCCGTGGGCCGCCGCCAGGTCTCCGGCCTCGCGGACACTGGCCGCCGCCCGCCGCAGGTCGCCGGCCCCGCGGTCGACCGGGCTCATGACCCGGGGGGACCCGAGCGCCGCCGCCCAGCGGCACGACTCGGCGAAGGCCTCGAGCAGCCGCCGGCGCTCGGACCCCTCGGCGTACATCCAGCCGTACTCGACGCCCACGCACGCGACCGGCAGCCCGCTGGCCCGGACCAGGTCGAGGACCGCCTCGGCCGGGCGGCCGGCCTCGGCGGCGCGGGCGAAGTCCAGCCGGCGCAGCTCAACGGCGTCCCAGCCGACGCGCCGGGCCACGCCCAGGACGTCGGCCAGGGGCGTCGTGTCCAGGGTCCAGGTGTGGAGAACCAGCCGGTGAGGGGCCACTGATTCAGATCTTCACCGGCGTGAACTCGGCGGTGTAGTGCTGCTCGAGGGGCAGTCGCTGCTTCAGCACGCCGAGCTCGCCATGGCGTGAGGCATGCTCCCGACCGAAGAGCTGGACGCGCCGGCCGTGAACGGCGAGAGTCCGCTCTCGGCCGGTCGCGGATGTTAGGTCGTGTTCCACCATCTCCAGGCAACGACCGGGCGGCAGATCACCGACATCCTCCGTGATTCGACGACTATACGGGCCGGCTCTCGAGATTGTCAACGGCCTGCGGATCGCACTGGCGCGAGGCCGCGAGCTGATCTATTCTGCTCGGAAGGGTCCGGGGAGGGACGGTCTCCCCGGGTCGTCGACTCTCCCGCATCTTCCCGACTGAATGCCCAGGGAGGTATCGATGCGAACGAACCTGATCGCACTTGGCAGCCTCGCCGCCGCGCTGCTCGCCAGCTCGCCGACGAATGCGCAGCAGACGATCAAGATCGGGCTGATCATGCCGTATTCCGGCCAGTTCGCCGATACCGCCACCCAGATGGACAACGCCATCAAGCTCTACGTCAAACAGAAGGGCGACGCCGTCGGCGGCAAGAAGATCGAGCTCATCCGCCGGGATACCGGCGGGGTCGCCCCCGACGTGGCCAAGCGCCTCGCGCAAGAGCTGATCGTGCGCGACAACGTGGACATCCTCGCCGGCTTCGTGCTCACGCCCAATGCGCTGGCCGCCGGCGATGTCTCGGCCGAGGGCAAGAAGCTCATGGTGGTCATGAATGCCGCGACGTCGGTCATCACGACCAAGTCGCCGTACATCGTGCGCACCTCGGTCACCACGCCCCAGTTGAACGAATCGTTCGGGTCCTGGGCCTACAAGACCGGGGTCCGGAAGATCTATTCGATGGTGTCCGACTTCGGCCCGGCCCACGACGCCGAGGGCGCGTTCCATCGCGCGTTCAAGGAAGCGGGCGGCGAGATCGTCGGGTCGGTGCGGTTCCCGGTGGCGAATCCCGACTTCTCGGCCTTCGTCCAGCGCGCCCGGGACCTGAACCCGGAAGCGATCTACATCTGGGTCCCCGGCGGGGTACAGCCGGCCGCGATCGGCAAGGCGCTGGCCGAGCGCGGCATCGACCCCAGGAAGACCCGGATTCTGGGACAGGGCGAGCTGACCGAGGAAGAAGCCCTGAAAAGCATGGGCGACGCCGGGCTCGGCATCATCACCGTCTACCATTACGACTACAACCACGACTCCCCGCTGAACCGCGAGTTCGTCAGGGCCTACCACGACGCCAGCGGGCGGAATCCGAACATCTACAGCATCGGCGGCTATGACGGCATGCACCTCATCTACGAGGCGCTCAAGAAGACCGGCGGCAAGACCGACGCGGACTCCCTGGTCGCGGCGGCCAAGGGGATGACGTGGGAGAGTCCCCGGGGCCCGGTCTCCATCGATCCCGAGACCCGCGACATCGTCCAGACCGTCTACATCCGGCGGGTGGAGAAGGTCGGCGGCCAGCTGCGCAACGTCGAGTTCGACAAGGTCGAGAACGTCAAGGACCCGGTCAAGGCCCGCCTGAAGAAGTGACCGGCCGCCTCCCCTGACGGTCGGCTGCCGGCGGGCGGCCCTGCCATGCTCGTCCCCATCCTCGGCGTCCTGTTCGACGGATTCGCGTACGGGATGCTGCTGTTCCTGCTATCGGTGGGGCTGTCGGTGACGCTGGGCATGATGAATTTCGTCAATCTGGCCCACTGCAGCTTCGCCATGCTCGGAGGCTACGTCACCGTCACGCTGACGCAGCGATTCGGGTGGCCGTTTCTGGCCGCGCTGCCGGCGG from Candidatus Methylomirabilota bacterium carries:
- a CDS encoding O-antigen ligase family protein, which produces MWPSGGLRSRARTIAECGLLVYLLTIPMGRALPGWTRELPLLLIVWGMVLARLPRGRPSPSVPPFGLLVPFALFMSTTGISVLFSAFPEASLSRAAYAPIAALLFLAIQDVLIQPSAYRRLLVVASVVVLLLGLDGAYQFWTGASLLGGNLRFGGPGGRIAGSLPNPNDMALIPILLPLALTVVVFVPWPWATALTLLGLPVALATTLLSGSRNAWLGLAVAFGTLGAFRSHHRLALGAAALAAALFAAALALGLGHIADRMHLIFDAPNDPRVGYWLVAWRMFTESPLFGKGIHTYEEFYLPYLSRIRLPAGYAPEVAFIPWAHNLYLEILAERGIVGAVGCGALGLAITRGLVRVFVDSMPAEAKCVAAGVASALAAFLVLGIFDLTFLKDWVLLIFVLLAALVARLPIFSGSVPPPPD
- a CDS encoding prevent-host-death family protein, whose protein sequence is MRRWETGRVGVRELRQSLSVYLRRVAQGEIFQVTDRGHAVAILAPLPAGASPLERLVAAGRATAPRGDLRELGAPRGGRASRRTSRALREVRAERL
- a CDS encoding sugar phosphate isomerase/epimerase family protein; protein product: MAPHRLVLHTWTLDTTPLADVLGVARRVGWDAVELRRLDFARAAEAGRPAEAVLDLVRASGLPVACVGVEYGWMYAEGSERRRLLEAFAESCRWAAALGSPRVMSPVDRGAGDLRRAAASVREAGDLAAAHGVVLALEFNSQAEQFNTLDRLRELLALAGHRDCRLLLDTYHLHRSGGGPSSVAGLTAEEIGYVQYSDVRASAAEPGKTADRLPPGHGDVPFREIFARLAALGYAGDLSYEAPNPAAWSRDPEAVAREALDATRACLPEA
- a CDS encoding ABC transporter substrate-binding protein, translated to MRTNLIALGSLAAALLASSPTNAQQTIKIGLIMPYSGQFADTATQMDNAIKLYVKQKGDAVGGKKIELIRRDTGGVAPDVAKRLAQELIVRDNVDILAGFVLTPNALAAGDVSAEGKKLMVVMNAATSVITTKSPYIVRTSVTTPQLNESFGSWAYKTGVRKIYSMVSDFGPAHDAEGAFHRAFKEAGGEIVGSVRFPVANPDFSAFVQRARDLNPEAIYIWVPGGVQPAAIGKALAERGIDPRKTRILGQGELTEEEALKSMGDAGLGIITVYHYDYNHDSPLNREFVRAYHDASGRNPNIYSIGGYDGMHLIYEALKKTGGKTDADSLVAAAKGMTWESPRGPVSIDPETRDIVQTVYIRRVEKVGGQLRNVEFDKVENVKDPVKARLKK